One region of Arthrobacter sp. StoSoilB22 genomic DNA includes:
- a CDS encoding ABC transporter substrate-binding protein, producing the protein MFDRRKFLTTVALGTASAAFLSACGQSSTAGQTGSAENPVTITYTWWGNDDRAERTRKAIALFESKNPDIKVNGNFSDFAGYWQKRATEAAGGGLPDVMQWDLSYLRDYGQRNQLLDLGTVKINTDAFDKSLLPSGQIRGKTYGIPTSTNAFAVYYDPAKLASLGIAEPDGTWNYKEFNTFLAEVGAKGNGTLFGGTDYTGIWWNFNIWLRQNNIQAFTEDGKLGFSKDDLKKWWNLTADLRGTGAIVGEDKATQLLPKSPFGSNVTATEVTWDNFMAGYLADSGAKELKLVPVPSDDPDNLGLFLKPSMLMVASAKTKYKDAAARFIDFMVNDPEVGQIFKTSRGVPASKTQRDGTTFDGTDKLVVDYEKSIEKYLKDAPEPPIVGFGTLESTFKRVTQDLNYGKLTVDGAVDAWFKEAEDLIKQNA; encoded by the coding sequence ATGTTCGATAGAAGGAAATTCCTCACCACGGTGGCTCTGGGCACCGCATCTGCCGCGTTCCTGTCCGCTTGTGGCCAATCCTCAACGGCAGGACAGACGGGTTCCGCGGAGAACCCCGTCACCATCACCTACACCTGGTGGGGTAACGATGACCGTGCTGAACGCACCCGCAAAGCCATTGCGCTCTTCGAGTCCAAGAATCCGGACATCAAGGTCAACGGCAACTTCTCCGACTTCGCAGGCTACTGGCAGAAGCGTGCCACCGAAGCCGCCGGTGGTGGCCTGCCGGACGTGATGCAGTGGGACCTCTCCTACCTGCGTGACTACGGTCAGCGGAACCAGCTCCTGGACCTTGGCACCGTCAAGATCAACACGGACGCATTCGACAAGTCGCTCCTTCCCTCGGGCCAGATCCGCGGCAAGACCTACGGCATCCCCACCAGCACCAACGCCTTCGCGGTCTACTACGATCCCGCCAAACTCGCTTCCTTGGGAATCGCAGAGCCCGATGGCACCTGGAACTACAAAGAATTCAACACCTTCCTGGCCGAGGTTGGCGCCAAGGGCAACGGCACGTTGTTCGGTGGCACCGACTACACCGGCATTTGGTGGAACTTCAACATCTGGCTGCGTCAGAACAACATCCAGGCCTTCACCGAGGACGGCAAGCTTGGGTTCTCCAAGGACGATCTGAAGAAGTGGTGGAACCTTACCGCGGACCTGCGCGGTACCGGGGCAATTGTTGGCGAAGACAAGGCCACCCAGTTGCTGCCCAAGTCCCCGTTCGGATCCAATGTCACTGCCACGGAAGTTACGTGGGACAACTTCATGGCCGGCTACCTCGCTGACAGCGGTGCCAAGGAACTCAAGCTGGTTCCTGTCCCGTCGGATGACCCGGACAACCTGGGCCTGTTCCTCAAGCCGTCCATGCTCATGGTGGCCAGCGCCAAGACCAAGTACAAGGATGCTGCCGCCCGCTTCATTGACTTCATGGTCAACGATCCCGAGGTGGGCCAGATCTTCAAGACCTCCCGCGGTGTTCCTGCGTCCAAGACCCAACGCGACGGCACCACGTTCGACGGCACGGACAAGCTCGTGGTGGATTACGAGAAGTCCATCGAGAAGTACCTCAAGGACGCCCCCGAGCCGCCCATCGTCGGTTTCGGCACCCTGGAGTCCACGTTCAAGCGCGTCACCCAGGACCTCAACTACGGCAAGCTCACCGTGGACGGCGCAGTTGATGCGTGGTTCAAGGAAGCCGAAGACCTCATCAAGCAGAACGCCTGA
- a CDS encoding MFS transporter: MSPRPFPLRPKSSTPRARSTDSWHYPLRHHNYRIFVTLSLVGSGGVWMQRLAQDWLVLQLTGSPAAVGVAVALQFLPMLVVGPISGVLVDLFPKRRILLVCQSVAALLAAALAVWNATGGTDVWVVYASCIALGITSAIDGPARQVFVNEVVGDAGLPAAIGLNSAIGQLGAMAGPALAGVVIAQAGSAAAFAANALIGVSVLVMIASIRPGELHHSHPPTEPGARRGQILAGFRFVIARPPLLLTMLLAGLLGAFGMNGPVVLAAFADGVWHSGPAGFGLFNTVSALGALAGALVATRIKRFGRKGIVASAGLFGLTQALAAVMPTQEWFVVMLIVVGFMTLVFLTSAATAVQLEAGASVRGRVLALYFPLLLGGHALGGLLAGWLTEDFGVRTGLVVTGALGMVSAAVIGLLLWLYSARRRA, translated from the coding sequence GTGTCGCCGCGCCCGTTCCCACTGCGCCCCAAATCCTCCACACCGCGAGCCCGCTCCACGGACAGCTGGCATTACCCGCTGAGACACCACAACTACCGGATCTTCGTCACTCTCTCCCTTGTAGGGAGTGGCGGGGTATGGATGCAACGCCTCGCCCAGGACTGGCTGGTGCTGCAGCTCACGGGCAGCCCAGCTGCCGTTGGTGTCGCCGTTGCCCTTCAATTCCTGCCCATGCTGGTGGTGGGTCCAATCAGCGGAGTGCTGGTGGACCTGTTCCCTAAACGCCGCATCCTTCTGGTTTGCCAGTCCGTCGCCGCGTTGCTGGCCGCAGCTTTGGCTGTGTGGAACGCGACGGGCGGCACGGACGTCTGGGTGGTCTATGCGTCCTGCATAGCCCTGGGAATCACCAGTGCGATCGATGGACCGGCACGGCAGGTCTTTGTCAACGAGGTAGTGGGCGACGCCGGACTGCCCGCCGCAATCGGCCTCAACAGCGCAATAGGGCAGTTGGGGGCCATGGCAGGCCCCGCTCTGGCAGGGGTAGTCATTGCCCAGGCCGGTTCAGCAGCGGCTTTCGCGGCCAACGCTTTGATAGGGGTTTCGGTCCTGGTGATGATCGCCTCCATCAGGCCCGGCGAACTGCACCATTCTCACCCGCCCACTGAGCCGGGTGCCCGGCGCGGCCAGATCCTGGCCGGTTTCCGCTTCGTCATCGCTCGTCCGCCCCTGCTGCTGACCATGCTGCTTGCGGGCTTACTGGGTGCCTTTGGCATGAACGGGCCCGTAGTCCTCGCCGCGTTCGCTGACGGAGTGTGGCATAGCGGTCCCGCAGGCTTTGGGCTCTTCAATACCGTCAGCGCCTTGGGCGCACTGGCAGGTGCGCTGGTGGCCACGCGCATCAAACGCTTTGGACGAAAAGGGATTGTGGCCAGCGCCGGGCTTTTCGGCTTGACGCAAGCCCTCGCTGCCGTGATGCCCACCCAGGAGTGGTTTGTGGTGATGCTCATTGTGGTGGGTTTCATGACCCTGGTGTTCCTCACGAGCGCGGCAACGGCGGTGCAGCTCGAGGCCGGCGCCAGCGTGCGTGGCAGGGTTCTGGCCCTGTATTTCCCGCTCCTGCTGGGTGGCCATGCTTTGGGCGGTTTGCTGGCCGGCTGGCTTACAGAAGACTTTGGGGTCCGCACGGGACTGGTTGTCACGGGCGCACTGGGCATGGTGTCGGCGGCAGTGATTGGCTTGCTGCTGTGGCTCTACTCGGCTCGCCGGCGCGCCTAG
- a CDS encoding sugar ABC transporter permease — protein sequence MTQSPTLSRRTASAPTPPRKSRRRGADARAGYTFLLPWLLGFIALTVGPMISSLYLSFTNYNLFDAPKWIGFDNYVSLFQDERFLQSVGVTMQYVVFGTPLKLAAALAIAMLLNSKRKGQGFYRSSFYAPSLIGASVSIAIVWKAMFGDSGPVDQGLSFFGINLGGWVGNPNMTMGMMILLTVWQFGAPMVIFLAGLKQIPADLYEAASMDGAGPVRKFMNITWPMLSPVIFFNLLMETIHAFQIFASAYIISNGEGGPAGSTLFYTLYLYLRGFSDFRMGYASAMAWLLVIVVGIITLIFFKTSKSWVHYSGDAK from the coding sequence GTGACTCAAAGCCCAACCCTGAGCAGGCGCACCGCTTCCGCTCCCACGCCGCCGCGTAAATCGCGCCGGCGCGGGGCGGACGCCCGCGCCGGCTACACGTTCCTGTTGCCCTGGCTGCTGGGATTTATCGCCCTGACCGTAGGCCCGATGATTTCCTCGCTGTACCTTTCCTTCACCAACTACAACCTCTTCGATGCCCCCAAGTGGATCGGCTTCGATAACTACGTCAGCCTCTTCCAGGACGAACGGTTCCTGCAGTCGGTGGGCGTGACCATGCAGTACGTGGTCTTCGGTACTCCGCTGAAGCTCGCGGCGGCGTTGGCGATCGCGATGCTGCTCAACAGCAAACGCAAAGGCCAGGGCTTCTACCGGTCCTCGTTCTACGCCCCGTCCCTGATCGGCGCGTCGGTGTCCATCGCGATTGTCTGGAAAGCCATGTTCGGCGATTCCGGCCCCGTAGACCAAGGCCTGTCCTTCTTCGGGATCAACCTCGGCGGTTGGGTGGGCAACCCCAACATGACCATGGGCATGATGATCCTGCTGACCGTCTGGCAGTTCGGCGCCCCGATGGTCATCTTTCTGGCCGGCCTCAAGCAGATCCCTGCCGACCTATACGAAGCAGCCTCGATGGACGGCGCCGGCCCGGTCCGGAAGTTCATGAACATTACCTGGCCCATGCTCTCCCCGGTGATCTTCTTCAACCTGTTGATGGAAACCATCCACGCGTTCCAGATCTTCGCCTCGGCCTACATCATCTCCAACGGTGAAGGCGGCCCGGCAGGATCCACCCTCTTCTACACCCTCTACCTGTACTTGCGCGGTTTCTCCGATTTCCGGATGGGCTACGCCTCGGCGATGGCCTGGCTCCTGGTGATCGTGGTCGGCATCATCACGCTGATCTTCTTCAAGACCTCCAAGTCCTGGGTCCACTACAGCGGTGATGCAAAGTGA
- a CDS encoding extracellular solute-binding protein has product MPVHPKGEAVAPAEESGTPALKAQAPKARRRVRASALVAATAAAVLALTACGGGGSEAKSADGKVELRFSWWGSDKRAQVTQAAIAAFEAENPNIKIKPEYGDWSGYWDKLATQVAANDAPDIIQMDEKYITEYSTRGALLDLSKYQIDTSKLDKAALEAGQGEDGLTGIAAGINAATILANPAVFEAAGVAIPDDKTWTWEDFERVAAEITAKSPKGTYGAAAYGTDEASLGVWLRQNGKSLYTEDGKLGFEPSDIAQWWGFLKELSEKKAVPSASEVVEAEAAPLDQSGLATGKNGLAFWWSNQLPALEKAAGGELQIMRFPSKTGKAEDSKLWYKASQFWSASSRTKHPEETAKFINFLANDVKAGEALLADRGVYPNSEVREAIAPKLAKADVKVVSFIDAIKDELGEAPAAPPKGAGAIQEIIKRYTSEVLFNRLSTEEAGKKAVDEMKSAIS; this is encoded by the coding sequence GTGCCGGTACATCCCAAGGGTGAAGCAGTCGCCCCCGCAGAAGAGTCGGGAACCCCAGCCCTCAAGGCCCAGGCCCCCAAAGCAAGGCGTAGAGTTCGTGCCTCAGCCCTGGTGGCAGCAACAGCTGCTGCAGTTCTTGCCCTCACCGCTTGCGGCGGCGGGGGATCGGAGGCCAAGAGTGCTGACGGCAAGGTGGAGTTGCGCTTCTCCTGGTGGGGCAGCGACAAGCGCGCCCAGGTGACGCAGGCTGCCATCGCTGCCTTCGAGGCCGAGAATCCCAACATCAAGATCAAGCCGGAGTATGGCGACTGGAGTGGCTACTGGGACAAGCTGGCTACGCAGGTGGCAGCTAATGACGCCCCGGACATCATCCAAATGGACGAGAAGTATATCACCGAGTACTCCACCCGCGGAGCCTTGCTGGACCTCTCCAAATATCAGATCGATACCTCAAAGCTCGACAAGGCCGCGCTGGAAGCCGGACAGGGCGAGGACGGCCTGACCGGTATCGCTGCCGGCATCAACGCCGCCACTATCCTGGCCAACCCGGCAGTGTTCGAGGCTGCCGGAGTCGCTATCCCCGATGACAAGACCTGGACGTGGGAAGACTTCGAGCGCGTCGCCGCCGAGATCACGGCCAAGTCGCCCAAGGGCACCTACGGCGCAGCCGCTTATGGTACGGATGAAGCTTCCCTCGGGGTGTGGCTCCGCCAGAACGGCAAGTCCCTCTACACCGAGGACGGCAAGCTTGGCTTCGAGCCCTCGGACATCGCCCAGTGGTGGGGTTTCCTGAAGGAACTCAGCGAGAAGAAGGCTGTTCCCTCAGCGTCCGAGGTTGTTGAAGCCGAGGCCGCCCCGCTGGACCAGAGTGGCCTGGCTACGGGTAAGAACGGCTTGGCCTTCTGGTGGTCCAACCAGCTTCCGGCCTTGGAGAAGGCTGCAGGCGGAGAACTGCAGATCATGCGCTTCCCGTCCAAGACGGGCAAGGCTGAGGACTCCAAGCTCTGGTACAAGGCTTCGCAGTTCTGGTCCGCATCATCACGCACCAAGCACCCTGAAGAGACGGCCAAGTTCATCAACTTCCTGGCCAACGACGTCAAGGCTGGCGAGGCACTTCTGGCCGACCGCGGCGTGTACCCCAACTCGGAGGTCCGCGAGGCCATCGCTCCCAAGCTGGCCAAGGCCGACGTCAAGGTTGTCAGCTTCATTGACGCGATCAAGGACGAACTTGGAGAGGCTCCGGCGGCACCGCCGAAGGGTGCGGGAGCCATTCAGGAGATCATCAAGCGCTACACCTCGGAGGTCCTGTTCAACAGGCTTTCCACCGAAGAAGCCGGCAAGAAGGCAGTGGATGAAATGAAGTCCGCCATCAGCTAG
- a CDS encoding Poxvirus protein I5 — protein MNATGKSSGNPGIPVNRFALFAETILAGVIVLLLSVPLVTAPAAYAAGVAHLERHLSGRDDSLRSLWGNFRRALPGSWKIGITTAAAAVVIVLNLLLALVGQLPGRAAILPATLILAAAGAVLFLRIAANWSGSVTWSGDADQQSADVPGPQRWAAAYANAKADSLRDWTGSLLLLAAVFMAVVFVWMLQALFVIVPGTLVLAAAAIKIRANR, from the coding sequence ATGAACGCCACAGGAAAGTCCTCGGGGAACCCCGGGATTCCGGTCAACCGTTTTGCCCTCTTTGCCGAGACCATCCTGGCGGGAGTCATCGTGCTCCTCCTTTCCGTGCCGTTGGTGACGGCGCCGGCTGCCTACGCGGCCGGCGTCGCGCACCTGGAAAGGCACCTCAGCGGCAGGGACGATTCCCTGCGAAGCCTGTGGGGCAATTTCCGCCGTGCGCTGCCCGGCAGTTGGAAGATCGGCATCACGACGGCGGCAGCCGCCGTCGTGATTGTCCTGAACCTGTTGCTCGCCCTGGTCGGTCAACTGCCCGGCCGGGCAGCGATCCTGCCCGCCACGCTGATCCTGGCTGCGGCCGGCGCCGTGCTGTTCCTGCGTATCGCTGCCAACTGGAGCGGGAGCGTGACTTGGAGCGGCGACGCCGACCAACAATCCGCCGACGTTCCCGGCCCGCAACGCTGGGCTGCCGCCTATGCCAACGCCAAGGCCGACTCGCTGCGGGACTGGACTGGCTCGCTGTTGTTGCTTGCCGCCGTCTTTATGGCCGTCGTCTTCGTGTGGATGCTGCAGGCCCTGTTCGTGATCGTCCCCGGGACCCTGGTTCTGGCCGCTGCCGCCATCAAAATCCGCGCCAATCGCTGA
- a CDS encoding carbohydrate ABC transporter permease, producing MTTMATPTQNQPTTTTPAPVYNPKSESTTVKRIKSTIFHIVALGLVAMVLYPALWMISAAFKPNSEIGGANNALWSNNFSFDNFATAMEGIGGVSTLTFFTNSLILAVGAVVGTVLSASISAYAFARINFPGRGLFFGMMIATLLLPFHVVIIPQYIVFQQLGLVDTYVPLLIGKFLAADAFFVFLMVQFMRGLPAELDEAARIDGAGHVRIFGSIMLPLMKPALISTSIFSFIWSWNDFLGPLLYLNTPDKYPLPLALRLFVDQTQSSDYGAMIAMSVLALLPVLVFFLVFQRYIVEGVSTQGLKG from the coding sequence GTGACAACCATGGCAACCCCCACCCAGAACCAACCAACAACAACCACCCCGGCGCCGGTCTATAACCCGAAGTCCGAATCCACCACGGTCAAACGGATCAAGAGCACCATCTTCCACATCGTGGCCCTGGGCTTGGTGGCGATGGTCCTCTACCCGGCCCTGTGGATGATCTCCGCGGCGTTCAAGCCGAACTCGGAGATCGGCGGCGCCAACAACGCGCTGTGGTCCAACAATTTCAGCTTCGATAACTTCGCAACGGCCATGGAAGGCATCGGCGGGGTCTCCACCCTGACGTTCTTCACCAACTCGCTGATCCTGGCCGTCGGAGCTGTCGTCGGCACGGTCCTCTCGGCGTCCATTTCCGCTTACGCCTTCGCCCGGATCAATTTCCCCGGCCGTGGACTGTTCTTCGGCATGATGATCGCCACTCTGCTGCTGCCCTTCCACGTGGTCATCATCCCGCAGTACATCGTGTTCCAGCAGCTTGGCCTCGTGGACACCTACGTGCCGCTGCTGATCGGCAAGTTCCTCGCCGCGGACGCATTCTTCGTGTTCCTCATGGTCCAGTTCATGCGCGGCCTCCCGGCCGAACTGGACGAAGCCGCCCGCATCGACGGCGCCGGACACGTCCGGATCTTCGGGTCCATCATGCTCCCGCTGATGAAACCGGCCCTGATCTCCACCTCCATCTTCTCCTTCATCTGGAGCTGGAACGACTTCCTGGGCCCGCTGCTCTACCTGAACACTCCGGACAAATACCCGCTACCCCTGGCGCTGCGGCTCTTCGTGGACCAGACCCAGAGCTCGGACTACGGAGCCATGATCGCCATGTCCGTCCTGGCGCTCCTGCCCGTGCTGGTCTTCTTCCTGGTCTTCCAGCGCTACATCGTCGAAGGCGTCTCAACCCAGGGTCTCAAGGGTTAA
- a CDS encoding carbohydrate ABC transporter permease produces MTKLQSLPAASSSDAKAGQSGKSPRRRESRGNLAFSRSARTKGLIKHAILILVGGVMIYPLLWMVVSSLRPNDLIFREPGLWLENLEMSNYTDGWSALTHPFGHYMINSAIVVLGSIVGNLVSCSMAAYAFARLQFSGKKLFFGIMLLTIMLPFHVVIVPQYILFSQIGWVNTFWPLIVPKLLATDAFFVFLMVQFIRGIPKDLDEAARIDGAGHPRIFLRVILPLMVPALATTTIFTFIWTWNDFFGALIYLTDPDMFTVPVALRAFVDSQSATSWGSLFAMSIVSLLPVFLVFLFGQRFLIKGIATTGIK; encoded by the coding sequence ATGACTAAACTCCAGAGCCTTCCCGCAGCGTCTTCCTCCGACGCCAAAGCCGGCCAGTCCGGCAAGAGCCCGCGCCGCCGCGAATCCCGGGGGAACCTGGCCTTCAGCCGCTCTGCCCGGACCAAGGGCCTGATCAAACACGCCATCCTGATCCTTGTAGGCGGTGTGATGATCTACCCGCTGCTGTGGATGGTGGTTTCGTCCCTGCGCCCCAATGACCTCATCTTCCGCGAACCCGGCCTCTGGCTGGAGAACCTGGAAATGAGCAACTACACCGATGGCTGGTCCGCGCTGACTCACCCGTTCGGGCACTACATGATCAACTCCGCGATCGTGGTCCTGGGCTCGATCGTTGGCAACCTGGTTTCCTGCTCCATGGCCGCCTACGCCTTCGCCCGCCTGCAGTTCAGCGGTAAGAAACTCTTCTTCGGCATCATGCTCCTGACCATCATGCTGCCCTTCCATGTAGTGATCGTGCCGCAGTACATCCTGTTCTCCCAGATCGGCTGGGTGAACACCTTCTGGCCGCTGATCGTGCCCAAGCTCCTGGCCACGGACGCGTTCTTCGTCTTCCTCATGGTCCAGTTCATCCGCGGCATCCCCAAGGACCTCGACGAAGCCGCGCGCATCGACGGCGCCGGCCACCCCAGGATCTTCCTGCGCGTGATTCTGCCTCTGATGGTCCCGGCCCTGGCTACCACCACCATCTTCACGTTCATCTGGACCTGGAATGACTTCTTCGGCGCGCTGATTTACCTCACGGACCCGGACATGTTCACCGTTCCCGTAGCGCTCCGGGCCTTCGTTGACTCGCAGTCGGCAACCAGCTGGGGATCGCTCTTCGCAATGTCCATCGTGTCCCTGCTCCCCGTGTTCCTGGTGTTCCTCTTCGGCCAGCGATTCCTCATCAAGGGAATCGCCACCACCGGCATCAAGTAG
- a CDS encoding beta-galactosidase yields the protein MTSPEIPRSPSVWNSIDGLAYGGDYNPEQWPEDIRLEDIELMKEAGVNFLSVGIFSWGLLEPTEGNYDFGWLDDVMDNLHGAGIKVALATATASPPAWLARKYPEILPVTAEGVRLERGSRRHYTPSSSVYRRYATAMTRVIAERYKNHPALALWHVDNELGCHVGEFHGEEDATAFRAWLERRYGSIEALNDAWGTAFWSQHYASFDEIIPPGAAPTTLNPGQQLDFARFNSWAFIDYYRELLAVIRDVTPNVPATTNFMVSSATKALDYFDWSKDMDVIANDHYLVAADPEREIELAFSADLTRGVAGGEPWILMEHSTSAVNWQPHNQPKMPGEMLRNSLTHVARGADAVMFFQWRQSKAGSEKFHSAMVPHGGRDTQVWRNVVDLGEALSRLEPVKGSRVDSRVAIVFDYEAWWASELDSHPSNSLKYLDTMRAFHRSLYKRGITADFVHPSSDISGYDLILVCTLYAVTDSAAASIAAAAEGGATVLISYFSGIVDERDHVRLGGYPGAFRELLGVRGEEFHPLFPGTSVTLSDGTVFASGTVGSVWSENVRAAGDTEVLAAFADYPLTDVPALTRRSVGTGSAWYLATLPDPEGIDALTARLMDEAGVTPVAEVSSGVELIRRRAADGRAFLFAINHSRGDVTVKADGGELLSGERFTGVVPAGAVAVIAED from the coding sequence TTGACTTCCCCCGAAATCCCACGCAGTCCATCCGTCTGGAACAGCATCGACGGACTCGCTTACGGCGGCGACTACAACCCCGAGCAGTGGCCGGAGGACATCCGGCTTGAGGACATTGAGCTCATGAAGGAAGCCGGGGTCAACTTCCTCAGCGTCGGCATTTTCTCCTGGGGGCTCCTGGAGCCCACTGAAGGGAACTACGACTTCGGCTGGTTGGACGATGTCATGGACAACCTCCACGGAGCCGGAATTAAGGTGGCCCTGGCAACCGCCACAGCCTCTCCCCCTGCCTGGCTGGCCCGCAAATATCCCGAGATCCTGCCCGTCACTGCGGAAGGAGTCAGGCTGGAACGGGGCTCGCGACGCCACTACACGCCGTCGTCATCCGTGTACCGCAGGTACGCCACCGCCATGACGCGGGTCATCGCCGAACGCTACAAAAACCACCCGGCCCTGGCACTCTGGCACGTGGACAACGAGCTTGGCTGCCACGTTGGCGAGTTCCATGGCGAGGAAGACGCAACCGCTTTCCGCGCTTGGCTGGAACGGCGCTACGGTTCCATCGAGGCCCTCAACGATGCCTGGGGTACGGCGTTCTGGTCCCAGCATTACGCATCGTTTGACGAGATCATCCCGCCGGGCGCAGCTCCCACTACATTGAACCCTGGGCAACAGCTGGACTTCGCGCGCTTCAACTCCTGGGCCTTCATCGACTACTACCGCGAGCTGCTGGCCGTGATCCGTGACGTCACCCCCAACGTTCCGGCGACCACCAACTTCATGGTCTCCAGCGCCACCAAGGCCCTGGACTACTTCGATTGGTCCAAAGACATGGACGTGATCGCCAACGATCACTACCTCGTGGCCGCTGACCCGGAGCGGGAAATCGAACTCGCGTTCAGCGCGGACCTGACCCGCGGTGTAGCCGGCGGTGAGCCGTGGATCCTCATGGAACACTCGACGTCGGCGGTTAACTGGCAGCCGCACAACCAGCCCAAGATGCCCGGCGAAATGCTCCGGAATTCCCTGACGCATGTGGCCCGCGGCGCCGATGCCGTCATGTTCTTCCAGTGGCGCCAAAGCAAGGCCGGCTCGGAGAAGTTCCACTCCGCCATGGTCCCCCACGGCGGCCGCGACACGCAGGTGTGGCGTAACGTGGTGGACCTCGGCGAGGCGCTGTCCAGGCTGGAACCTGTCAAAGGCTCCCGCGTGGACTCGCGGGTCGCGATCGTGTTCGACTACGAAGCCTGGTGGGCCTCCGAGCTGGACTCACACCCGAGCAATTCACTGAAGTATTTGGACACCATGCGGGCGTTCCACCGTTCCCTCTATAAGCGCGGGATCACCGCGGACTTCGTGCACCCGTCATCGGACATCTCCGGATATGACCTCATCCTGGTGTGCACGTTGTACGCCGTCACGGATTCAGCGGCCGCCTCCATCGCGGCAGCCGCGGAGGGTGGCGCCACCGTGCTGATCAGCTACTTCAGCGGCATTGTTGATGAACGGGACCACGTTCGATTGGGCGGCTACCCGGGCGCTTTCCGTGAACTTTTGGGCGTTCGGGGTGAAGAATTCCACCCGCTCTTCCCCGGTACCTCGGTCACGTTGAGCGACGGCACGGTATTTGCCTCCGGAACAGTGGGATCCGTGTGGAGCGAGAACGTGCGTGCCGCCGGGGATACAGAAGTTCTGGCAGCCTTCGCCGACTACCCGCTCACCGATGTCCCGGCCCTGACACGGCGAAGTGTGGGCACCGGTTCAGCCTGGTACCTCGCAACCCTCCCCGACCCCGAAGGCATCGACGCCCTTACCGCCCGGTTGATGGACGAAGCAGGGGTGACACCCGTTGCTGAGGTTTCTTCCGGCGTCGAACTTATCCGACGGCGCGCCGCGGACGGCCGCGCCTTCCTGTTCGCCATCAACCACAGCCGGGGGGACGTCACAGTGAAGGCCGACGGCGGCGAACTGCTCAGCGGCGAACGCTTCACTGGGGTGGTACCCGCCGGAGCCGTGGCCGTCATCGCGGAAGACTGA
- a CDS encoding sugar ABC transporter permease, whose protein sequence is MSAIGELSTMTRRKGPATKEEKKANGRDNKAAYIFLLPWLVGLVAITIGPMLMSLYLSFTDYNLLQPPEWVGLDNFVRMFGDARLHNSLGVTFTYVLVGVPLQLAVALLIALVLDKGLRGLPFYRSVFYLPSLLGGSVAIAILWKQIFGTTGLVNQVLAMVGIQGPGWISDPGTALGSIILLHVWTFGAPMIIFLAGLRQIPVMYYEAAKVDGATTLQQFWRITLPMLSPIIFFNLVLQIIGSFQSFTQAFIVSGGNGGPSDSTMFFTLYLYQKGFGQFDMGYASAMAWFLLVIIGVFTAINFIASKYWVFYDD, encoded by the coding sequence ATGAGCGCTATTGGCGAACTCTCCACGATGACCCGCCGTAAGGGCCCTGCTACCAAGGAAGAGAAGAAGGCGAACGGCCGGGATAACAAGGCTGCGTATATCTTCCTCTTGCCGTGGTTGGTGGGCTTGGTGGCGATCACCATCGGTCCGATGCTGATGTCGTTGTATTTGTCCTTCACGGACTACAACCTGTTGCAGCCCCCGGAATGGGTGGGCCTGGATAACTTCGTGCGGATGTTCGGTGATGCGCGGCTTCACAACTCGCTCGGCGTGACGTTCACGTATGTGCTGGTGGGCGTGCCGTTGCAGCTGGCGGTGGCGTTGTTGATCGCGCTGGTCCTGGACAAGGGGCTGCGTGGCCTTCCGTTTTACCGTTCAGTGTTCTACTTGCCCTCATTGTTGGGCGGTTCAGTAGCGATTGCTATCTTGTGGAAGCAGATCTTCGGCACCACCGGCCTGGTGAACCAGGTCCTGGCGATGGTTGGCATCCAGGGGCCCGGCTGGATCTCGGATCCCGGGACCGCGCTGGGTTCGATCATCCTGCTGCACGTGTGGACGTTCGGTGCCCCGATGATCATCTTCCTGGCCGGCCTGCGCCAGATCCCGGTGATGTACTACGAGGCCGCCAAGGTAGATGGCGCCACCACGTTGCAGCAGTTCTGGCGGATCACGCTTCCGATGCTGAGCCCCATCATTTTCTTCAACCTGGTGTTGCAGATCATCGGTTCGTTCCAGTCGTTCACGCAGGCGTTCATCGTCTCCGGCGGTAACGGCGGTCCGTCCGACTCCACCATGTTCTTCACCCTGTACCTGTACCAAAAGGGCTTCGGCCAGTTCGATATGGGTTACGCCTCAGCGATGGCCTGGTTCCTGCTGGTCATCATCGGTGTCTTCACTGCCATCAACTTCATCGCTTCAAAGTATTGGGTGTTCTACGATGACTAA